The nucleotide sequence AGAACGAAGAATTCCATCTGGCTTTTTTGGATATTAATCTTCCCATCCTTTCCGGCTTGGATATTCTAGAAAGATTGGAAAATCCTCCGTATATTATTTTTATCACTGCGCTTAGAGACAAGGCGATCGAGGCATTCGAATTCGGTGTCATCGATTACCTTCTCAAACCGTTTTCTAAAGAAAGATTTTTTAAAGCGGTGGATCGTGCCGTGGAAATTTTAGGGAACGAATCAGGCAAACCTTCCAAGAACGTTTTTAACGAGCATGGACTTTTCATTTTAGAAAAGGAAAATCATTTTTTAATTCCTTACGGAGAGATCATTTATATTTCGTCCAGGGATAATTTTAGCGTGGTTCATACCGAAAAAAGGCAGTACGTGACTTACAAATCCTTAAAAAGTCTGGAGCATAAACTTCCTCCGAATAAATTTATGAGGGTATATAA is from Leptospira sp. WS58.C1 and encodes:
- a CDS encoding LytR/AlgR family response regulator transcription factor, which encodes MAEWRTLIVEDEAPTRELLVNYCIARPELKLVKIAKDGEEALEYLQNEEFHLAFLDINLPILSGLDILERLENPPYIIFITALRDKAIEAFEFGVIDYLLKPFSKERFFKAVDRAVEILGNESGKPSKNVFNEHGLFILEKENHFLIPYGEIIYISSRDNFSVVHTEKRQYVTYKSLKSLEHKLPPNKFMRVYKQYIINLEKLSHLQSDNMGNYSVHLKDEDETQLPVGRKYISKIKELL